A single region of the Brachypodium distachyon strain Bd21 chromosome 3, Brachypodium_distachyon_v3.0, whole genome shotgun sequence genome encodes:
- the LOC100834501 gene encoding heterodimeric geranylgeranyl pyrophosphate synthase small subunit, chloroplastic, which translates to MALSSLFAPLPLPLPKLPYTSKSSRFVPIRTSAAAAAATASPSFDLRRYWTSLIAEVEGELDAAMPIRPPESIHSAMRHAVLPGAGKEGAAKRAPPVLCVAACELLGAPRAAALPTAAALEMLHAASLVHDDLPCFDAAPTRRGRPSTHAAYGTDMAVLAGDALFPLAYTHVISRTPSPNPVSHAVLLRVLAELARTVGSTGMAAGQFLDLAGATALGEREVMQVLTKKFGEMAECSAACGAMLAGAGPDEEASLRRYGRTIGVLYELVDDIRSASGNGKMRSNASVLRSLGMDRALGIVEELKAQAKAEADRFADKYGERVLPLYSFVDYAVERGFELQDAAAKP; encoded by the coding sequence ATggctctctcttctctcttcgcCCCTCTTCCCCTTCCGCTGCCGAAGTTGCCCTACACCTCCAAATCAAGCCGCTTCGTCCCCATCCGGacctccgccgcggcggccgccgccaccgcctcccctTCTTTTGACCTGCGCCGCTACTGGACCTCGCTGATCGCGGAGGTCGAGGGTGAGCTCGACGCGGCGATGCCCATCCGCCCGCCGGAGAGCATCCACTCCGCCATGCGCCACGCCGTCCTCCCGGGCGCCGGCAAGGAGGGCGCCGCCAAGCGCGCGCCCCCGGTGCTCTGCGTCGCCGCCTGCGAGCTCCTGggcgcgccccgcgccgcggcgctccctaccgccgccgccctcgagATGCTCCACGCGGCGTCGCTCGTGCACGACGACTTGCCGTGCTTTGACGCTGCGCCcacccgccgcggccgcccgtCCACCCACGCCGCCTACGGCACCGACATGGCCGTCCTCGCGGGCGACGCGCTCTTCCCCCTCGCCTACACCCACGTCATCTCCCGCACCCCTTCCCCCAACCCCGTGTCGCatgccgtcctcctccgcgtCCTCGCGGAGCTCGCGCGCACCGTGGGATCCACCGGCATGGCCGCCGGCCAGTTCCTCGACCTTGCCGGTGCCACTGCCCTCGGCGAGCGCGAGGTCATGCAGGTGCTGACCAAAAAGTTCGGCGAGATGGCCGAGTGCTCCGCCGCCTGCGGCGCTATGCTCGCCGGCGCGGGCCCCGACGAGGAGGCCTCGTTGCGGCGATACGGCCGCACCATCGGCGTCCTCTACGAGCTAGTGGATGACATACGGAGCGCGTCGGGAAACGGCAAGATGAGGAGCAACGCCAGCGTCCTGCGCTCGCTGGGCATGGACCGTGCGCTCGGCATCGTGGAGGAGCTCAAGGCGCAGGCCAAGGCGGAGGCGGACAGGTTCGCCGATAAGTACGGCGAGAGGGTGTTGCCTTTGTACAGCTTCGTGGACTACGCTGTGGAGAGGGGGTTTGAGCTGCAGGATGCTGCTGCAAAGCCGTGA
- the LOC100834802 gene encoding mechanosensitive ion channel protein 6 produces the protein MDQVQRNSSNLRSYGPAKSLSRSGELPVLADQGERREVVVKIDANGNVPGADGGAGPAAGNGRNSAGSTPRAAASGASPPRSPAKVWRDGSYEFWKDEGGGAGRVGGGGAGRRGEDFSFKNRPPQPSQASSPSLSPQQAVEGGGEDPPTRLIGNFLRKQRASGAELSLDLDPEMEDLGRSPQLSVSNSREREARVSFKERQKRASSSSSSSDSDDGGSRRRAADDGEVIRCATTSTAAGAGPLLRAKTRSRLMDPPPQSPQAPVADEERKSSARPPRSGQFLSGRMAEKPGQSPSGRMGGKSGQFPSGRMGGKSGQMSKSGTMDEEEDDPFIDEDIPDDFKRGKLDALTILQWVSLVLIIGALVCSLTIPILSRKKVWELHLWKWELLVFVLICGRLVSGWVIRIAVFCVERNFVLRKRVLYFVYGVRGAVQNSLWLGLVLASWHFLFDENVQRETNTPVLPYVTKVLFCLLVATLIRLVKTLLLKVLASSFHVSTYFDRIQEALFNQYVIETLSGPQLVDEDYVLAEVCELQRAGAVIPKELRAAMPTKNLLPQRSIRISGLISKGGSKQLSKEKKEREIDEGITIDKLHRLNQKNVSAWNMKRLMKIVRFGTLTTMDEQIQQATGEGDESATQIRSEYEAQIAAKKIFNNVAKPGSKYIYLADLMRFMRQEEAIKAMHLFEGAQEHCRVSKRSLKNWVVTAFRERKALALTLNDTKTAVNKLNQMTNIIVGVIVFALWLLILGIATTHFFVFLSSQLLVAVFVFGNTMKTIFEAIIFLFVMHPFDVGDRCEIEEVQLVVEEMNIMTTVFLRYDNLKIYYPNSVLATKPIMNFYRSPDMGEGIDFSIHVATPVEKLALMKERILRYIDNKKEHWYPGAMVVLRDVDDTNKLKVSIWLRHTLNFQDMGMRFVRRELVLQEMIKVLKDLDIEYRMLPLDVNVRNAPPLQSTRMPTTWNYS, from the exons ATGGACCAGGTTCAGCGGAATAGCAGCAACCTGAGGTCCTACGGGCCGGCCAAGTCGCTGTCGAGGTCGGGAGAGCTGCCCGTACTGGCTGACCAAGGCGAGCGGCGGGAGGTGGTTGTGAAGATCGATGCGAACGGAAACGTTCCCGGCGCagatggcggcgccgggccggcggcggggaatGGGAGAAACTCGGCCGGGAGCacgccgcgggcggcggcgagcggggcCAGCCCGCCGCGATCGCCGGCCAAGGTATGGCGCGACGGGAGCTACGAGTTCTGGAAGGATgagggtggcggcgccggaagagtgggaggcggcggtgctgggcgCCGTGGCGAGGACTTCAGCTTTAAGAAccggccgccgcagccgtcGCAGGCGTCGTCCCCTTCGCTCTCGCCGCAGCAGGCggtggagggcggcggcgaggacccGCCCACGCGCCTCATCGGGAACTTCCTCCGGAAGCAGCGGGCGTCCGGGGCCGAGCTCTCGCTGGACCTCGACCCGGAGATGGAGGACCTCGGGAGGTCGCCGCAGCTGTCCGTATCCAACTCCCGTGAACGGGAGGCGCGGGTCTCGTTCAAGGAGCGCCAGaagcgcgcctcctcctcgtcctcttcTTCCGACTCCGATGACGGCGGCAGCCGTAGGCGCGCCGCCGATGACGGCGAGGTGATACGCTGCGCCACCACTTCCACTGCTGCGGGAGCGGGACCATTGCTGCGAGCCAAGACGCGCTCCCGGCTCATggacccgccgccgcagtcCCCACAGGCTCCTGTCGCGGACGAGGAGCGGAAGTCGTCCGCCCGGCCTCCCAGGTCTGGTCAATTTCTTTCTGGCCGTATGGCCGAAAAGCCCGGCCAGTCTCCTTCGGGCCGTATGGGCGGCAAGTCCGGCCAGTTTCCTTCGGGCCGTATGGGCGGAAAGTCTGGCCAGATGAGCAAGTCGGGGACCatggacgaggaggaagacgacccaTTCATAGACGAAGACATCCCAGACGACTTCAAGCGTGGGAAGTTGGACGCTCTCACCATCCTGCAGTGGGTTAGCTTGGTTCTCATCATCGGGGCATTGGTGTGCAGCCTCACCATACCCATCTTATCCCGGAAGAAGGTCTGGGAACTGCACCTCTGGAAGTGGGAGCTCCTCGTGTTTGTGCTAATATGCGGTCGTCTCGTCTCTGGCTGGGTTATCCGGATTGCTGTCTTCTGTGTGGAACGCAATTTTGTGCTGCGGAAGCGCGTGCTCTACTTTGTGTATGGCGTGCGCGGCGCCGTGCAGAACTCTCTTTGGCTCGGCCTGGTTCTTGCCTCTTGGCACTTCTTGTTTGATGAGAACGTCCAACGGGAGACAAACACGCCGGTGCTGCCCTATGTGACCAAGGTACTTTTCTGCCTCCTCGTCGCCACACTCATCCGCCTTGTCAAGACGCTGCTGCTCAAGGTGCTGGCCTCGTCCTTCCATGTCTCCACCTACTTTGATCGGATCCAAGAGGCATTGTTCAACCAATATGTCATTGAGACACTCTCTGGGCCGCAACTAGTCGACGAAGACTACGTGCTTGCTGAGGTGTGCGAGCTCCAACGTGCAGGGGCAGTCATCCCCAAAGAGCTCCGTGCCGCAATGCCGACCAAGAACCTATTGCCGCAAAGGAGCATTCGGATATCTGGTCTAATTTCCAAGGGAGGTAGCAAGCAGCTGTCCAAGGAGAAAAAAGAGCGTGAGATTGATGAAGGGATCACCATTGACAAGCTCCATAGGCtcaatcagaaaaatgtgtcAGCCTGGAACATGAAGAGGCTGATGAAGATCGTTCGGTTTGGGACACTCACGACAATGGATGAGCAGATACAGCAGGCTACAGGAGAGGGTGATGAGTCAGCGACACAGATCCGCAGTGAATATGAGGCACAGATTGCTGCCAAGAAAATATTTAATAATGTAGCAAAGCCAGGATCCAA GTACATATACTTGGCAGACTTGATGCGCTTCATGAGGCAGGAGGAAGCCATCAAAGCTATGCATCTTTTTGAAGGAGCACAGGAGCACTGTAGGGTCAGCAAGAGGTCTCTCAAGAACTGGGTG GTGACTGCATTTAGAGAGCGCAAAGCTCTTGCCTTAACACTTAATGATACAAAAACTGCAGTTAACAAGCTCAACCAGATGACCAATATTATCGTTGGAGTTATCGTGTTTGCTCTCTGGCTACTTATTCTTGGCATAGCGACAACACATTTCTTTGTCTTCCTGAGCTCACAGCTTCTTGTGGCAGTTTTTGTATTTGGGAATACTATGAAGACAATTTTTGAGGCAATTATTTTCTTATTCGTGATGCATCCTTTTGATGTCGGTGACCGCTGTGAAATTGAAGAAGTTCAG CTTGTTGTAGAGGAAATGAATATCATGACAACAGTCTTTCTTCGTTATGATAACCTGAAGATCTATTATCCAAACAGTGTGCTGGCCACCAAACCGATTATGAATTTCTACAGGAGTCCAGATATGGGAGAAGGAATTGATTTCTCTATTCATGTTGCCACACCGGTTGAAAAACTGGCCCTGATGAAGGAAAGAATACTACG ATACATCGACAACAAGAAGGAGCATTGGTACCCGGGCGCGATGGTTGTCCTCCGAGATGTAGATGACACCAACAAGCTGAAAGTATCCATATGGCTCCGGCACACACTCAACTTCCAGGACATGGGGATGAGGTTCGTGAGGAGGGAGCTGGTGCTGCAAGAGATGATCAAAGTCTTGAAGGATCTTGACATCGAGTACCGGATGTTGCCGCTTGACGTGAACGTCCGGAACGCGCCACCTCTTCAATCGACAAGGATGCCAACAACGTGGAATTATTCCTGA